One window of the Terriglobia bacterium genome contains the following:
- a CDS encoding MG2 domain-containing protein gives MRSSFTRILLAIAAMAAGGLLIAQIGSDPVMESYLTHVSTDKPIYRTGEKVYVRGIVLRANGHSPMPPVAGQSRTASFEIKGPKGDTVAAGFSPISESVVGFAWEIPAGQPGGEYTVRISHPWSDLPAERKFDIRAYRAPRLKSQIVFGRDGYGPGDTVSASLHVERAEGGIPAGAKVSVSARVDGAEIWTGATRIDSSGNAGTNFKLPPAIGRGEGVLAMIVEDGGTVETATKTIPILLQTVDLAIYPEGGDLVAGLPNRVYIEGRTPAKKPADTAGVIVDAKGKQVATFRTEHEGRGRFSLFP, from the coding sequence ATGAGGTCCAGCTTCACTCGCATCCTATTGGCCATCGCGGCTATGGCGGCCGGAGGCCTGCTGATTGCGCAAATCGGCAGCGATCCTGTCATGGAAAGTTATCTGACCCACGTTTCGACGGATAAACCCATCTACCGGACGGGCGAAAAGGTTTATGTCCGCGGGATTGTGCTCCGCGCAAACGGCCACTCCCCGATGCCGCCGGTGGCCGGCCAAAGCCGCACCGCTTCCTTTGAAATCAAGGGCCCTAAAGGGGATACGGTCGCGGCGGGTTTCTCGCCTATTAGCGAAAGCGTGGTGGGATTTGCCTGGGAGATCCCGGCAGGCCAGCCGGGCGGCGAATATACGGTCCGGATTTCTCACCCCTGGAGCGACCTTCCGGCCGAGCGCAAATTCGATATTCGCGCCTATCGCGCTCCCCGCCTGAAGAGCCAGATCGTCTTTGGCCGCGATGGCTACGGCCCTGGCGATACCGTTTCCGCAAGTCTTCATGTCGAACGCGCCGAAGGCGGGATTCCAGCCGGCGCCAAGGTCTCGGTCAGCGCCCGGGTTGACGGTGCGGAGATATGGACAGGCGCAACCCGGATCGATTCCTCGGGTAATGCCGGGACCAATTTCAAACTTCCGCCGGCTATCGGGCGCGGCGAAGGCGTTCTTGCGATGATCGTCGAGGATGGCGGCACGGTCGAGACCGCCACGAAAACGATTCCGATTCTTCTGCAGACTGTCGATCTCGCAATCTATCCGGAGGGCGGCGATCTCGTCGCCGGCTTGCCGAACCGCGTCTATATAGAAGGTAGAACTCCGGCCAAAAAGCCTGCGGATACCGCCGGCGTTATCGTTGACGCCAAAGGCAAGCAGGTCGCAACCTTCCGGACGGAACACGAAGGCCGCGGCCGCTTCTCATTGTTCCCTTAA
- a CDS encoding Smr/MutS family protein has translation MTQREKEEQEAQLFLDAVKEVKRIKHRLVERSNGPSGDAPAYTRAVPARDDSDKSSPDESSFLRSGVQLNVLRKLRKGHFPIEGELDLHGYSSAEAEPELRAFLLAARSPDRQRSVRVIHGKGHGSPNGTSVLKQKTQHWLRECDAVLAFCPARPADGGSGALYVLLRKR, from the coding sequence ATGACGCAGAGGGAAAAGGAAGAACAGGAAGCGCAACTCTTTCTCGACGCCGTGAAGGAGGTTAAGCGGATCAAGCACCGGCTGGTGGAGCGTTCAAACGGTCCGTCGGGCGATGCCCCGGCTTACACCCGGGCGGTGCCGGCGCGCGATGATTCGGACAAGAGCAGTCCGGATGAGAGCTCTTTTCTCAGAAGCGGAGTACAGCTGAACGTCCTCCGCAAACTTCGGAAGGGTCATTTTCCAATCGAAGGTGAATTGGATCTGCACGGATACTCCAGCGCTGAAGCAGAACCGGAGTTGCGCGCTTTTCTCCTCGCCGCGCGCAGCCCGGATCGGCAGCGCAGCGTGCGCGTCATCCACGGAAAGGGCCACGGCTCGCCGAACGGAACCTCGGTGCTGAAGCAAAAGACGCAACACTGGCTGCGTGAATGCGATGCCGTTCTCGCCTTTTGCCCGGCTCGGCCGGCCGATGGAGGGAGCGGCGCATTGTATGTACTGCTCCGGAAGAGGTGA
- a CDS encoding BrnT family toxin translates to MEFLDPEHSEEEDRFLRIGYSTRGRLLLIVFCERETGGVIRLISARRAAIKETKTYEEGI, encoded by the coding sequence ATGGAGTTCTTGGACCCAGAGCATAGCGAAGAGGAGGACCGATTTCTCCGGATCGGGTATTCGACCCGCGGCCGATTGCTGTTGATCGTTTTCTGCGAACGGGAAACTGGCGGCGTGATTCGTCTGATCTCTGCACGTAGGGCGGCAATTAAGGAAACAAAAACGTATGAAGAAGGAATATGA